One genomic segment of Pandoraea thiooxydans includes these proteins:
- the glgX gene encoding glycogen debranching protein GlgX yields the protein MSAIALEAGTSAPLGASWDGRGVNFAVYSRHAEQIELCLFDAAGHREIARVPLPARSGDIWHGYLAGASPGLLYGYRAHGPDAPWLGHRFNPAKLLLDPYARELFGTFTWHDAVLGATPDGTPDRRDSAPYMPKCRVVVPLPRFGARAPDAAAELPRQSLHPRPPRPDTPWRDTVLYELHVRGFTLCHPEVPPALRGTVAALAEPAIVAHLHQLGVSAIELLPISAFIDEKHLVDRGLRNYWGYNPISFLAMHRAYLGEETIEAFVHTIDRLHEAGIEIVLDVVFAHTAEGDQAGPTLSFRGLDNAVYYRLAPATPGAPARYVDDTGCGNTLDFSQPAVVALALAALRYWAFEVGVDGFRFDLAPVLGRDRDGVFRAHAPLFEAIAADPDLCALKLIAEPWDMGAPGYFLGAFGAPFGQWNDRYRDGARRFWRGDRAARGEFATRLAGSADIFTHAARAPQASINFVTAHDGFTLADFTAYQAKHNEANGEHNRDGTDSNWSLNCGVEGDTAEPAILARRRRLRQSLLGTLLLSHGTPMLQAGDELSRSQRGNNNAYCQDNPTSWIDWSARGDALRDLRAFVQRAAALRRHLPLLRQTRFFDSHPLPAHPGYADIAWLRADGTPMTPADWNDDAAHAERAANTLLILLTDPAATAGACDQLLIACNADTRSRHVLLPAPARGTDWLCVLDSAAAPHQGAAALHAAGSWIELPDSTLIALVPRDAGPLTHDLGVTPGLARRARDAGVLDEYADIDGTRRQVPAQTLERLIAAAMGASPVTAAAAATHLLAASQGPPPACWLPAGLAKAPGRWALSAQIYSLRSAQSWGIGDYDDLAHLVELAAQAGADGVLLSPVHALSLTRPDCASPYAPSDRLMLNVLLISVPRAAGCEPPERYRRFIERDDVRAELVRLENAPLIDYAAVAALKLGALALLHEAFAARHLGTAPSALGAAFLRFRETAGTALRDYTVFEALNESLARQHGRHLPWSQWPQALRDPRSTDVETFAATHASRVEFFAYLQWLAWRQWRHASARARRAGMSLGLITDLALGADCDSAETWRWPGLAALEVELGAPPDAFSPKGQRWGAPPWRPRRLAELDYAPFDALLAAAMRGAGAIRLDHVMGLMRQFWLPREDTAAQGGYVAYPFDALLARVALASRHYRCAVIGEDLGNVPPGLRERLAQACILGCRVVYFERASDGRFVPAQDFTPLSAVSIATHDLPTVAGFLGGADIDEREARGLYESPGQAASARAERADAVACLRRALAPHGLPQEGPQPDAEAFARALHRFLAASGSRLAIVQFDDVAGVRRQANLPGWGDAAPNWRQRLPQSLEALAHDGRFGELASIFSVRSNSPDGPGAV from the coding sequence ATGTCCGCGATCGCGCTTGAAGCCGGCACGAGCGCCCCGCTGGGCGCCAGCTGGGATGGCCGCGGCGTCAACTTCGCGGTCTATTCCCGGCATGCCGAGCAAATCGAGCTTTGCCTGTTCGATGCGGCCGGTCACCGTGAAATCGCCCGCGTGCCGCTGCCGGCGCGCAGCGGCGACATCTGGCACGGGTATCTGGCAGGCGCGTCGCCCGGGCTGCTCTACGGCTACCGTGCGCATGGCCCCGACGCGCCGTGGCTGGGCCACCGATTCAACCCCGCCAAGCTGCTGCTGGATCCCTACGCGCGCGAGCTGTTCGGCACCTTCACATGGCACGACGCGGTGCTGGGCGCGACGCCCGACGGCACGCCCGACCGGCGCGACAGCGCGCCGTATATGCCGAAGTGCCGCGTCGTCGTGCCGCTGCCGCGCTTCGGCGCGCGCGCGCCGGATGCCGCAGCCGAGCTCCCCCGCCAATCGCTCCACCCTCGCCCCCCTCGGCCGGACACGCCGTGGCGCGACACGGTGCTCTACGAGCTGCACGTGCGGGGTTTTACGTTGTGCCACCCGGAGGTGCCGCCGGCGCTGCGCGGCACGGTGGCCGCGCTGGCCGAGCCGGCTATCGTTGCGCACCTGCACCAACTGGGCGTGAGTGCGATCGAGCTGTTGCCGATTTCGGCGTTTATCGACGAGAAGCATCTGGTCGATCGCGGGTTGCGCAATTACTGGGGCTACAACCCGATCTCGTTTCTGGCGATGCATCGCGCCTATCTGGGCGAAGAAACGATCGAGGCCTTCGTGCACACGATCGACCGCCTGCACGAGGCCGGTATCGAGATCGTGCTCGACGTCGTCTTCGCGCATACCGCCGAAGGCGATCAGGCCGGCCCGACGCTGTCGTTTCGTGGGCTGGACAACGCCGTCTATTACCGGCTCGCCCCGGCCACTCCGGGCGCCCCGGCGCGCTATGTCGACGATACAGGCTGCGGCAATACGCTCGATTTCTCGCAGCCGGCGGTGGTCGCGCTGGCGCTGGCGGCACTGCGCTACTGGGCCTTCGAGGTTGGCGTGGACGGTTTTCGTTTCGATCTGGCGCCGGTGCTCGGGCGCGATCGCGACGGCGTCTTCCGCGCGCACGCGCCGCTGTTCGAAGCGATCGCGGCCGACCCCGATCTTTGCGCGCTCAAGCTGATCGCCGAGCCGTGGGACATGGGCGCACCGGGATATTTCCTGGGTGCGTTTGGCGCGCCGTTCGGGCAATGGAACGATCGCTATCGCGACGGCGCGCGACGCTTCTGGCGTGGCGACCGGGCCGCGCGCGGCGAATTCGCGACCCGTCTGGCGGGCTCGGCCGACATCTTCACGCACGCGGCGCGTGCCCCCCAGGCCAGCATCAATTTCGTGACCGCGCACGACGGCTTCACGCTGGCCGACTTCACCGCCTACCAGGCCAAGCACAACGAGGCCAACGGCGAACACAACCGCGACGGCACCGACAGCAACTGGAGCCTGAATTGCGGCGTCGAGGGCGACACCGCCGAGCCGGCCATCCTGGCGCGGCGGCGACGCCTGCGGCAGTCGTTGCTGGGCACGCTGCTGCTCTCGCACGGCACCCCGATGCTGCAAGCCGGCGACGAACTCTCGCGCAGCCAGCGCGGCAACAACAATGCCTACTGCCAGGACAATCCGACCAGCTGGATCGATTGGTCGGCGCGCGGCGATGCCCTGCGCGATCTGCGCGCCTTCGTGCAACGCGCCGCCGCGTTGCGCCGGCATCTGCCGCTGCTGCGCCAGACGCGGTTTTTCGATAGCCACCCGCTGCCCGCGCATCCGGGCTACGCGGACATTGCCTGGCTGCGTGCCGACGGCACGCCGATGACCCCGGCGGACTGGAACGACGACGCGGCGCACGCCGAGAGGGCCGCCAATACGCTGCTCATTCTGCTGACGGACCCCGCTGCCACGGCCGGCGCGTGCGACCAGCTGCTGATCGCCTGCAATGCCGATACGCGCTCACGGCATGTGCTTCTGCCGGCACCGGCGCGCGGCACGGATTGGCTTTGCGTGCTCGACAGCGCCGCCGCGCCGCATCAGGGTGCGGCGGCGCTGCATGCGGCGGGCAGTTGGATCGAGTTGCCCGACAGCACGCTGATCGCCCTGGTGCCGCGCGATGCGGGACCGCTCACGCACGACCTGGGCGTGACGCCCGGGTTGGCCCGGCGTGCCCGGGACGCCGGCGTTTTGGACGAATACGCGGATATCGACGGCACGCGCCGTCAGGTGCCGGCGCAAACACTCGAACGGCTGATCGCCGCAGCGATGGGCGCCTCGCCGGTAACAGCAGCGGCCGCGGCCACGCACCTGCTCGCCGCCAGCCAGGGTCCGCCACCGGCCTGCTGGCTGCCGGCCGGCCTGGCCAAAGCGCCGGGCCGCTGGGCGCTGTCAGCGCAAATCTACAGCCTGCGCTCGGCGCAGAGTTGGGGCATTGGCGACTACGATGACCTGGCGCATCTGGTCGAATTGGCGGCCCAGGCCGGCGCGGACGGCGTGTTGCTGAGCCCTGTGCATGCGTTGTCGCTCACGCGCCCGGACTGTGCCTCGCCTTACGCGCCGAGCGATCGCCTGATGCTCAACGTGCTGCTGATCTCGGTGCCGCGCGCGGCTGGATGTGAGCCGCCGGAGCGCTATCGCCGCTTCATCGAGCGTGACGACGTGCGCGCCGAGCTTGTGCGCCTCGAAAACGCGCCGCTGATCGACTATGCGGCGGTCGCCGCCCTCAAGCTGGGTGCGCTCGCGCTGCTGCACGAGGCGTTTGCCGCCCGCCATCTGGGCACCGCGCCAAGCGCGCTGGGTGCGGCCTTTTTGCGCTTTCGCGAAACGGCCGGCACGGCGCTGCGCGATTACACGGTGTTCGAAGCATTGAACGAAAGTCTGGCGCGGCAGCACGGCCGGCATCTGCCCTGGTCGCAATGGCCGCAGGCGCTGCGCGATCCGCGTTCCACCGACGTCGAAACGTTCGCCGCCACGCATGCCTCGCGTGTCGAATTTTTTGCGTATCTGCAATGGCTGGCATGGCGGCAATGGCGCCATGCCAGCGCCCGCGCGCGCCGTGCCGGCATGTCGCTGGGCTTGATCACCGACCTGGCGCTGGGCGCCGATTGCGACAGTGCCGAGACCTGGCGATGGCCCGGACTCGCCGCGCTCGAGGTCGAGCTGGGCGCGCCGCCCGATGCCTTCTCCCCCAAGGGGCAACGGTGGGGCGCGCCGCCGTGGCGCCCGCGGCGACTGGCCGAACTCGACTATGCGCCGTTCGACGCCTTGCTGGCCGCGGCCATGCGCGGGGCCGGCGCGATTCGTCTCGATCACGTGATGGGGCTGATGCGGCAGTTCTGGCTGCCGCGCGAAGACACGGCCGCGCAAGGCGGCTACGTCGCTTATCCGTTCGATGCGCTGCTGGCGCGGGTCGCGCTGGCGAGCCGGCATTACCGCTGCGCGGTGATCGGCGAGGATCTGGGCAATGTGCCGCCCGGCTTGCGCGAGCGGCTGGCCCAGGCGTGCATCCTGGGTTGCCGCGTGGTTTATTTCGAGCGCGCGAGCGATGGCCGCTTCGTGCCCGCGCAGGACTTCACGCCATTGAGCGCGGTATCGATTGCAACGCACGATTTGCCGACCGTCGCGGGTTTTCTTGGCGGTGCCGACATCGACGAGCGTGAAGCGCGCGGCCTGTATGAGAGCCCCGGACAAGCGGCGAGCGCGCGCGCGGAGCGCGCCGACGCGGTGGCTTGCCTGCGCCGCGCGCTGGCGCCGCATGGCCTGCCGCAGGAGGGCCCGCAGCCCGACGCCGAGGCATTCGCACGCGCGCTGCACCGCTTTCTCGCGGCCAGCGGCAGCCGCCTGGCCATCGTGCAGTTCGACGACGTCGCGGGCGTGCGCCGGCAGGCCAACCTGCCCGGCTGGGGCGACGCCGCGCCGAACTGGCGCCAGCGCCTGCCGCAGAGCCTCGAGGCTCTGGCGCACGACGGCAGGTTTGGCGAATTGGCGTCGATCTTCAGCGTGCGTTCGAATTCGCCCGACGGGCCCGGTGCCGTTTAG
- the hypE gene encoding hydrogenase expression/formation protein HypE, which yields MSDSSFTAPACPLPAGASDIIELAHGGGGRLTCRLIDDIFRPAFGLAPDDFTHDGAELGIDGARLAFTTDSYVVRPLFFPGGDIGSLAVNGTVNDLAMCGAQPLYLSVGLILEEGLPIDDLRRVAASMRQAALAAGVRIVTGDTKVVERGKGDGLYVNTAGVGLLRAPRPIAPRRVRPGDTVILSGDIGRHGVAILAVREALGFETEITSDCAPLAAAVLDLIDGGVELHCLRDLTRGGLATGLIEIARDANVTIELDEDRIAVAEPVRGACEILGLDPLYVANEGRFVAVVPADHAERALAHLRRFDAQAAAIGRVIAPERASGVHLATLGGLRELDWLSGEQLPRIC from the coding sequence ATGAGCGATTCATCCTTCACCGCGCCGGCTTGTCCGTTGCCGGCCGGCGCGAGCGACATCATCGAACTGGCCCACGGCGGCGGCGGCCGCCTCACGTGCCGGCTGATCGACGATATTTTCCGGCCCGCCTTCGGCCTGGCGCCGGACGACTTCACGCACGACGGCGCGGAACTGGGGATCGACGGCGCGCGGCTGGCCTTTACCACCGACTCGTATGTGGTGCGGCCGCTGTTTTTCCCGGGAGGCGACATCGGCTCGCTGGCGGTCAATGGCACCGTCAACGACCTGGCGATGTGCGGCGCGCAACCGCTTTATCTGAGCGTGGGCCTGATCCTGGAAGAGGGGTTGCCCATCGACGACTTGCGCCGGGTCGCCGCCTCCATGCGACAGGCGGCGCTGGCCGCGGGCGTGCGGATCGTCACGGGCGACACCAAGGTGGTCGAGCGGGGCAAGGGCGACGGCCTGTATGTGAACACGGCCGGCGTGGGCTTGCTGCGCGCGCCGCGGCCGATCGCGCCGCGCCGCGTGCGGCCGGGCGACACGGTGATTCTGAGCGGCGACATCGGCCGTCATGGCGTCGCCATTCTGGCCGTGCGCGAGGCACTGGGGTTCGAGACGGAGATTACCAGCGACTGCGCGCCGCTGGCCGCTGCCGTGCTCGACCTGATCGACGGCGGCGTCGAGCTGCATTGCCTGCGCGATCTGACCCGCGGCGGGTTGGCGACCGGGCTGATCGAGATCGCGCGCGATGCCAACGTGACCATCGAACTCGACGAAGACCGGATTGCCGTCGCCGAGCCGGTTCGCGGCGCCTGCGAAATTCTCGGGCTGGATCCGCTCTATGTCGCCAACGAAGGACGTTTCGTCGCCGTGGTGCCGGCCGATCATGCCGAGCGCGCACTGGCGCATTTGCGCCGGTTCGACGCGCAGGCCGCGGCGATCGGGCGCGTCATCGCACCTGAGCGCGCGTCCGGCGTGCATCTGGCGACACTTGGCGGCCTGCGGGAGCTGGACTGGCTCAGCGGCGAGCAATTGCCGCGCATCTGCTGA
- the hypD gene encoding hydrogenase formation protein HypD, translating to MKYVDEWREPAKARRYAEAIARVTTRPWTIMEICGGQTHSIVRYGIDRLLPEGVTLLHGPGCPVCVTPAGVIDAAVAIAARPDVTFCSFGDMLRVPGDGDSLLAAKARGADVRIVYSPLDAVALARARPERAVVFFAIGFETTAPATAMAVLQAEREQLDNFFLLVSHVLVPPAIETILGDPGNLVQGFLAAGHVCTVMGYAEYEPIARRFNIPIVVTGFEPIDLLQGLYLCIRQLEAGAAVVENQYSRVVRREGNVLAREALAKVFTVQAQQWRGMGEIAASGLGLAPAYKRFDALERFASGPAPRERPGECIAGELLRGRKKPCDCPAFGTRCTPEHPLGATMVSSEGVCAAYFRYRPRQAAERADGANPGRGAP from the coding sequence ATGAAATACGTCGATGAATGGCGCGAGCCGGCCAAGGCGCGCCGCTATGCCGAGGCCATCGCGCGCGTGACGACACGGCCCTGGACCATCATGGAAATCTGCGGCGGGCAGACCCATTCGATCGTGCGCTACGGCATCGACCGGCTGCTGCCCGAGGGCGTGACGCTGCTGCATGGCCCGGGTTGCCCGGTGTGCGTGACGCCGGCCGGCGTGATCGATGCGGCCGTCGCGATCGCGGCCCGGCCCGACGTGACGTTCTGCTCGTTCGGCGACATGTTGCGGGTGCCGGGCGACGGCGACAGCCTGCTGGCGGCCAAGGCGCGCGGCGCCGACGTGCGGATCGTCTACTCGCCGCTCGACGCCGTGGCGCTGGCGCGAGCGCGCCCCGAGCGCGCGGTGGTGTTTTTCGCGATCGGCTTCGAGACGACCGCGCCGGCCACGGCGATGGCGGTGCTGCAGGCCGAGCGCGAGCAGCTCGACAATTTTTTCCTGCTGGTCAGCCACGTGCTCGTGCCGCCCGCCATCGAGACGATCCTCGGCGACCCCGGCAATCTGGTGCAGGGCTTTCTGGCGGCCGGCCACGTCTGCACGGTGATGGGGTACGCCGAGTACGAACCCATCGCCAGGCGCTTTAACATCCCGATCGTGGTGACGGGCTTTGAGCCCATCGATCTGCTGCAGGGCCTGTATCTGTGCATCCGGCAGTTGGAGGCCGGCGCCGCCGTCGTCGAAAACCAGTACAGCCGGGTCGTGCGGCGCGAAGGCAACGTGCTGGCGCGCGAGGCGCTTGCCAAAGTGTTCACGGTGCAGGCCCAGCAATGGCGCGGCATGGGCGAGATTGCGGCCAGCGGGCTCGGCCTGGCGCCCGCATACAAACGCTTCGATGCGCTCGAGCGCTTCGCGAGCGGACCGGCGCCGCGCGAACGGCCGGGCGAATGCATCGCTGGCGAGCTGTTGCGCGGGCGCAAGAAACCGTGCGATTGCCCCGCGTTCGGCACGCGCTGCACGCCGGAGCATCCGCTGGGCGCGACCATGGTGTCGTCCGAGGGTGTCTGCGCGGCCTATTTCCGATATCGGCCACGGCAGGCCGCCGAGCGTGCCGACGGCGCCAATCCTGGCAGGGGGGCACCATGA
- a CDS encoding HypC/HybG/HupF family hydrogenase formation chaperone: MCLAVPGRILDTDGDDPLTRQGRVDFAGIVKQVNLAYVPQALAGQYVLVHAGLAIAVLDEQEALRTLACFTEENAEEGDA; this comes from the coding sequence ATGTGCCTTGCCGTTCCCGGAAGGATATTGGACACCGATGGCGACGATCCGCTGACGCGGCAAGGGCGAGTCGACTTCGCCGGCATCGTCAAACAGGTCAATCTCGCTTATGTGCCGCAAGCGCTGGCCGGGCAATACGTGCTGGTGCACGCGGGGCTGGCCATCGCGGTGCTCGACGAGCAGGAGGCGCTGCGCACGCTGGCCTGCTTTACCGAGGAGAATGCAGAGGAGGGCGACGCATGA